TAAGccgtgaagtacattatactttctctatatatatatattaaataatagaaAAACTTAATTATAACTGAACATTGGgtaacttttttttgaacggcagcaaatttggatcactgacagaCTACTATAATTGTGGCATCAGCGAAACCATCTGATCATATTCATCTCAACTAGGCATAATGGATATACACCAATTCAAGGGAAACCTAACAAATATGGGAAAGCCCCCCTTGTAGGAATCGAACCCAGTATCTATTGGTGCCAAAGCCTTATCTCACTCCCAAAATGTAGTAGGCTATAATGCCATAAACATTGGGTAACTGATGTCTCGCGTATAAAAAAGAGAGACACTTTGTGTTGGTACTAAACCGTGTCGCGTATGAAAAGCGGCCCGTTGCGTTTCTCGCTCTTTAAAACCAAAAATTCATTTCACCAAGAATTAACACGAAGAAACATGGGCCTAAGTCTGCTTCTTGTGTTGTTAGCCCATCAGCGCATGACCCAAGTTGTCccgcttcttcttcttctgtgCTCAACTTTTAACCCAACAAGGCAACACTGTTCTTCTATTTTATTTGTTTGTAACATTAAAATGTATCAACTATATATCTTAAGTGTTTATTGTCTACTTTACTACTAAAACGGTTGTGTAAGAAACTAGAGCGGGGTGTCTTAAGTTATTCATAAATTTAATGATCACTTTTACAATGTTTAGAATATATTTCTTGTAAAGAAGTTATGTAAAAAGTTAAAGAAAAATCAAATACAAGAAAGTAGAAACACAAAGATTTACATGACTAGCTCACCTTCTGTCCACTTCTTAGTATTCAATAGTTTGTTTCATTACAAGTTTCTTAAGAATAAAGGTAGTGGTCACAAGGGATGTAAATTTCtgacacgacacgaacctaacacaaAGTTTGAGTTTAGAACATTATTTAAtacttttcttgtaaaatatTATCGATTAACCATCTCTTAACACCCCCTAACTTTCTTGCCTCCAGAAAACCTCCCTTTAGCCTTATACACTTGATAAATTAACTAAAAACGAGTCCCACTCAACTAGTTACGTTTATTTACTTGTTAAAACTTAAAAGTTAGCCACTTAGCCATCAGcaaagttattttagtttgacaaaaataaaaacaattattcCCAAACAAATGTTACATATAACTCTAAAATGCTTTTGATATAACTCTAAAATCTTACATAGTGTTATATTCATTCAATCAAGAATAATATTATCAAACATGCTAGTTTAAAACACCTCCAATATCATATTTACCGATTTTAACGAATACaatttgtaatatatttataataCTTTTCTTGTTCTTCATGATAAACGCGAAACACTTCAAGCTATCATATCATAAACCCTAAACCCGTAGCACTCGCATGTATGTTGGATAAAACTAACCTTTTATATTCATGAATACATAACACTATGCAAGTTTATAAGATGAATGTATAAAATTTCGAAGCTATTTTCGACATGTATCATATCAAAAATTAATGATACGACTATCCCTATATTTGAACTTTTGTAACCCGATATGCCATATATGGTTGGCGTGTCATAAATATGTCGTCCATGTGGTGGTTCAAATGTTCGATACTGACATGATGATCGAAAAGTTATTTTACACCTCAGTTGTAACCATCATCTATTTCAGCCACTCGTGCGATGGACCAACCCACAACATtaatgctcaagacataaccctTGGAGCCCCCTGGTCCAATTGCATATCGTGACTTCAAAGTAGGGTTGTAATCAAGCTGAGCCAGGTCAACCTCGAACTCGAGCTTGAACTTAAACAAGCCAACTTGGCTTGGCTCGCTTATTTTATCGAACTGAAAAATcaaactcgagctcggctcgtaaaATGTTCGAGCCAACTCAAGCCAAATTGAGCCGGCTcgttaattttttattttttcacaaATATCGATAtgatagaaaaataaaaattacatatatgACTACATGTTGTATTTTATTATTCTAATATTTTTAAAATCGAAATGGATATTAAAAATATTATACGTATAATTTCTATTTATTTTTCCATATTTTTATATGTTATTGATTAATTAAGTTAACACTTCAACACCTCCCACATATTTGTATTTTAATACacttaaaattaaattaaatctatataaaaaaaattgagcCGACTCGCGAGCtaacgagccgagccaggccactAATATAGTTGAACCGAGCCaactcgtttacaaccgagcttTTTTTAATCGCGCTACAAGCGAGCCACGAGCTTTTGGAACACCCCTACATCAAAGCCCATCATCTGACAACCCGTATGTCAGAACCGTTCTAGAGGCCCTTCAACGGACCCATCTTCCTTCATGGTTCACAAGCTAGAGTATAATTGGAAATGGTGGTACCTAAACTGAGTTTCGGTTCTAGTAGGGTGTAAACGAACTGAGTTATCTATAGGCTACTCGAGATAGGCTCGCTAAAAGCTCTAACTAAGCCACGCTCAAAAAAGCTTAAGCCTGAATTGAAGCCCATTTGGATAACGAGCTCGGGAGAAGTGTCATATATCCGAGGAGCCTAAACGAgcatttttattaatataaatgttaatatatgtataaatatgataTAAATGAATGAATGAATAATACATACCATGTCATATTCATAATTGTAACCaagtatgtatatgtgtgtatattTAGCCTGAGGTTCAAGTTAAATGAGTCGAGCCAGAGCTTAGGCAAGTTCGGTCCAACCCATACGTTTATAACCAGTGGTGGCGGaccttgaccaaaagtttcgagggggcggaaagtcatgggacccaatttatatattgtataaatatttaggaaaaatatatattttttttttggggggggggggggggggggggcaatcctatataattttaaaattttcagacgAAAAATAGGAAATTtcacacttctaaccgaaacattcaggtggggggggggggtgcacCCCCCACTTTACACTAAGCTACGCCCATGTTTATAACCATAATTCTAAGGAAATTCAAGGTTCAATCAAGGCCATGATAGCACCTCCACGACGTTCTAAGCGAAAATGTGTCGGCGCTACACGAGTGCCGTCATATGGCTCGGTTTTTGCTTTAGTCAAGAAGCAAGAAAGGGAAGGGAGAGAGGTGACTGGCTTCTCTCTGTTTAAAGTTCAAATCTCTACTTCTAAAGTTTATAACACTCCAAAACCATCTGTTTCACTTGAATGACAAACTTGTTGAACATATATATAAGTTTCCATCTATTTGGTAATGAACAATAAATCAACAACACTTTATCAATTATATTATGTTTTCTTAACAGCCATTGCCACACAAAGAAAAATCAATATTACTTGGAAATATTTCATAATTATTTATCAGAGGAATAACAGATCAGTTACCATTAGATTGAGGGCCAAACTTTTGCGCTTTTTCATCAATCCAAGCGTTCATGTCCGCCAACACAAGCGCAACGGACTCATCAGGCTCCCCTTGAATCAATGAGTGGTACATACCTTCATACAGCTTCAACGTCTTATCTTCCGCCGGAGTTGCAGCTTTCTCGTATAACATTTCTGAACCAGAATGACAAGCCAGCCCATCCGCTGTCCCGTGTGCAACGAAAAATGGGGCAGTGACCTTCTGGAAGTTGTTCTGTAAGTAATTTGTTACCCTCACAACCTCCCTCATCGTCCCCACCCTCGGTTTTCCAGTGTATCGTTTTGGGTTCACTGCGATTATCTTCAGTTTTTCAAAATCCTTAATTGCCTTTGCCACCATCCGATTTTCTGGCATTGCCGCCCATGTATCCGCCAATCCGAACAGGAGCCCGTACATTGTCAAATGTAGCTTCAATTGCAGAACAAACATAACCGTAATTAAATCACAGAATCAAGTTTGTTCGTTTGTATTCGTTAGTTTGTTCGGTTAGCGTTTGAACTTGATATTGAAACAGAGATCCAGATTAAAATCGAAAGCGAACTGAATTTAAAAACCGAAGTTACCTTAGACGGAACCATAGCTTCTGGTATAACAAAGAGCGGCGACGAGAATATCAAACCAGACCAGACATCTTTGTCGGACTGCAAATACATAAGCATAGTAATAGCACCACCCATAGACTCACCAAACAAAAACGCCGGCAGCTTTGTAAACTCATCACTCTTCCGAACAGTAACAAAATACGACAAAGAAGTGGCAGCAGCTTTATCCATATCACCAATATACCCATGAAGGCCATCAGAGCGACCATGGCCCAGAAGATCAGCAGCAAAGACAGCGTAGCCCCACTGGGCGTAGGCGATGCAGATTTTTTGGAAGCACCAGCTGGAGTCGGAGCCGTAGCCGTGGGTCATGAAGACGGTGGCTTTGATGGGTTGGGTGGGGGATGATGGGCGCCATGATTGGGTGAAGATTTGGCCGTTGGGGGTCTGGAAGTAGGATGTGGAGTGGTGGATGTTTTGGGAGGTGTAGAATTCGTCTTCTGGGGTTTCGCCCCAGAAGAAGGGTGGGGGTGGAGGGAGAGGTGGGAGGTTCGGTGGTGGCATGGTTGGTGGCGGTGGGTGGAGTGGGTGGGGGAATGGTGAGGGGGTAGGTGGGTATGTATAGAGGATGAATAATTGGTTGACGTTGAATTAAAGTTAGTGGATCGACATTGACTAAGACATGTTTAATTTTGGGAAAAAGTTGATGGATATTACAATTTACACTACCATTGACCGTTTTAACTTTTAAAACTAGTCCCCGGAGTGATATTTCAAGCACATAAGGTGCAAGACGCATGAGGAAACTCCAGATGTAGATGTATGGGAGAAGTCCCGGACACATGGACGCATAGGAGATCAAAGAGACATTAGATTAGGGACGGCACCGGAGGAGGTGCGGGGTGGGTGATGGCTCAAAGCCCAAATCTTTTGAGGGCCCAAAACTTTATCTTTTTAGTAAAGTTACGTTGCAAAACTTAGAATATATAAGTACTGAATTGGAAAATAACAAGATGAGACGCATGGTTTAATGGTTCTCATTTCACTTTATTAGTAAACAGACATTGGGTTCTAATCTTAATAGCTTCATttttgagttaaatgcttggtcggtccctgtggtttgcaaatattgcagacttggtcctagtgtTTTAATAATTACTCACTTGGTACCAGTGTTTGTAATTTTTGCACTCGGATGGTCCTTATCATTAACTTAATTTAGATTTCTCAGTTAAGTTTGTATTAAATTACCAAAGTACCATTACTTATTAAGAAAAACAATAAATAGAAAatagtttaattaaaacaaatattcaTGTGTGTCCCACCCCCACTGCTTCCCCAAATCACCATCATCTCTACCCAGATCTTTCTCCCTCTTCTCAaacaaacaccaccaccactgaaCACCCACCATCACCACACCTCCACCACCGAACACCCACAACCACCACTACAAgcaccactctctctctctctctctctctctctctctccctttctctctctctctgcccAAAATCTCCGGATTCTCCGAAACCCACGATTTCAAACTCATATTTCCGAAACTCAAAGGGCAATTCTAGTAACCTCTCCCTTAAACTTGGAATCTGGTTCCACCAACACCTCGTGATTTTTGCAGATTCAAAGGCGTTGTCGCTACACCTTCACCGTCACACGCACACCTATCACCTTCCAACTTTATAACCACAGTATCTCCACAATTTCACCGTTACAATAACTCCATCATACAATGGTGATGGAGATCAACAATAAGCACGGAGGGGATCTAATAAGGCTCAAATGTTTGGTTCAACACTACGATTGAGGCATAATTGGCAACGAATCACTAGTCGCAAGAACCTTTTCAAGCAACTGTGATTGTGAAATTGAGGAAAGCAAACATTATGTTGAACTTTGGATGGGGACTAATGATTCTGGACCGTCATATGTTGTCGGGGAAAAGGGGATCGGAAATGTGAGTTTGAAATCGTGGGTTTCGGAGAATCCGAAGGTTTtgggcagagagagagagagagaaagaaagtgtGGTGCTTGTAGTGGTGGTTGTGGGTGTTCGGTGGTGGAGGTGTGGTGATGGTGGATgtttagtggtggtggtgtttgttTGAGAAGATGGAGAGAGATGATGGTGATTTGGGGAAGAAGTGGAGGTGGGACCCATAGAAATATTTGCTTTAATTAAACTAttttctatttatttatttttcttaataAGTAAGGGTACTTTGGTAAGTTAATACAAACTTAACTGAGAAATCTAACCTAAGTTAATAATAAGGACCACCCGAGTGCAAAAATTACAAACACTAGGACCAAGTGTGTAATTATTAAACCACTAGGGCAAAGTCTGCAATATTTGCAAACTACAGgtaccaaccaagcatttaactttCAACTTTATTAGCAAGTAGGCATTAGGTTCTATTGTTCTAATCTTAATAGCTTcatttttagttgatttttttttttatgtttgttaCCTATGCATTAAATGCAAAGGACATTAATTTTTTTAATGGCTAATTTCTTTAGGCTGCtgtcgtctgtgggacttgaacccaagacttTCCACTTCCCAACTTAGGTGTTTTAAAAACTTTGTCTTTACCAATAGACCCCCACCACATTGGTGCAAAGGACATTAATTGACTAATTTTGTATCACATTAAATCAAAATATGAATCATAGTTATTTCTCAAATCTagattaaaaataattatttatgttaatttcttaaaatattattcaatctaCAATTAGTTTTGTATGTTctattttttatgaaa
The sequence above is drawn from the Helianthus annuus cultivar XRQ/B chromosome 12, HanXRQr2.0-SUNRISE, whole genome shotgun sequence genome and encodes:
- the LOC110918566 gene encoding caffeoylshikimate esterase, which translates into the protein MPPPNLPPLPPPPPFFWGETPEDEFYTSQNIHHSTSYFQTPNGQIFTQSWRPSSPTQPIKATVFMTHGYGSDSSWCFQKICIAYAQWGYAVFAADLLGHGRSDGLHGYIGDMDKAAATSLSYFVTVRKSDEFTKLPAFLFGESMGGAITMLMYLQSDKDVWSGLIFSSPLFVIPEAMVPSKLHLTMYGLLFGLADTWAAMPENRMVAKAIKDFEKLKIIAVNPKRYTGKPRVGTMREVVRVTNYLQNNFQKVTAPFFVAHGTADGLACHSGSEMLYEKAATPAEDKTLKLYEGMYHSLIQGEPDESVALVLADMNAWIDEKAQKFGPQSNGN